A genomic stretch from Salarias fasciatus chromosome 18, fSalaFa1.1, whole genome shotgun sequence includes:
- the napgb gene encoding gamma-soluble NSF attachment protein: MAAQKINEAHEHIAKAEKCLKTSLTKWKPDFDSAASEYAKAAVCFKNAKQYDQAKDAYLKEAEYHTENKALFHAAKAIEQAGMMMKEQKKMPEAIQYIEKACMMYMENGTPDTAAMALDRAGKLIEPINLEKAVDLYQKAAGVFENEDRLRQAVELLGKASRLLVRLKRLDEAAVALQKEKNMYKEIENFPMCFKKTTAQVLVHLHRGDYVAADKCVRESYSLPGYSGSEDCVAMETLLQGYDEQDEDQVYRVCNSPLLKYMDNDYAKLAISLRVPGGGGKKKKAAAAPAGGAGGAAAPAEEDDDYEGGLC, encoded by the exons ATGGCCGCCCAGAAGATCAACGAGGCTCACGAGCACATAGCCAAGGCGGAGAAATG CCTGAAGACCAGTCTGACCAAGTGGAAGCCTGATTTCGACAGCGCCGCCTCAGAATACGCCAAAGCAG ctgtgtgtttcaAAAACGCCAAACAGTACGACCAAGCCAAGGACGCTTACCTGAAGGAGGCCGAGTACCACACGGAGAACAAGGC GCTTTTTCATGCGGCAAA GGCGATCGAACAGGCAGgtatgatgatgaag GAACAAAAGAAAATGCCAGAGGCCATCCAGTACATCGAGAAAGCCTGCATGATGTACATGGAGAACGGCACTCCCGACACTGCTGCCATGGCTCTGGACCGCGCTGGAAA ACTTATAGAGCCCATCAACCTGGAGAAAGCTGTGGACCTGTACCAGAAGGCTGCCGGTGTGTTCGAG AATGAGGATCGTCTCCGCCAGGCAGTAGAGCTGCTGGGCAAAGCCTCCAGGCTGCTGGTCAGGTTAAAAAG GCTGGATGAAGCTGCAGTCGCcctgcagaaagagaaaaacatgtaCAAAGAGATCGAAAACTTCCCCATGTGCTTCAAG AAAACCACGGCCCAGGTGCTGGTCCATCTGCACAGAGGCGACTACGTAGCAGCTGATAAGTGTGTCCGAGAAAGTTACAG TCTGCCAGGCTACAGCGGGAGTGAGGACtgcgttgccatggagacgctcCTGCAGGGCTACGACGAGCAGGACGAGGACCAGGTCTACCGCGTGTGCAACTCTCCCCTGCTGAAGTACATGGACAACGAC taCGCCAAGCTGGCCATCTCCCTGAGGGTCCCTGGAGGAGggggcaagaagaagaaggctgcggcggctccagcagggggcgccggaggagcggcggcgcccGCTGAGGAGGACGACGACTATGAGGGCGGGCTGTGTTAA